DNA from Deltaproteobacteria bacterium:
GTTCTCAACACCTACCGTGAGGAGGGTGAATACGTAAATCCAGGAACCAAACTTCTCACGTTGGTTAATCTGTCTGAAGTTTGGACCGTTATTTATGTTCCGCAGCTCCTTCTCTCTCAGATATCGACAGGAATGAAAGTGACAGGCTTTCTGCCGGAGCTAAACATGCGTCGTTTTGAGGGCAAAATCTCCGCTATTAGCGATGCCGCCGAATTTACGCCAAAGAACGTTCAAACTCGTGAAGAACGAACACGATTAGTATTTGGAGTGAAAATTACATTTATGAACCCTGATGAGCTACTAAAGCCAGGTATGTCCATAGAAGTTAAGCTGGAGTAGAAATGCAACAGAACAGCATTGGAATCAAAGTTCTGAATATCAAAAAAAAACTCGGCATTAACCAGGCCCTCAATGGAATTTCCACAAATTTTGAAGAAGGACTTTTACATGGCGTCATTGGTCCAGAAGGTGCTGGAAAAACAACGCTCCTAAGAACTCTGCTCGGCCTCCTAAAACCAGACCAAGGGGAAATTCAATTCACAAATCGCGGTGATTTAATTCAGTACAAAGATATTCGTTCGTCAGTTGCCTATATGCCACAACAGCAAAGTCTTTACGCTGACCTTTCAATCTCTGAACATCTTGATTTTTTCTGTGACCTCTATCAAATTCCAAGTGCCATTTATCAAAAACGTCGAGAAGATCTTTTACACATTACTCGCCTTGACAAGTTTATTGACCGACCGGCAGGAAAGCTATCCGGCGGGATGTATAAAAAACTTGGTCTGATGTGTGCATTACTTCAATCGCCCTCGGCAATTTTATTGGATGAACCCACAAATGGGGTCGACCCAATAAGTCGACGAGAATTCTGGGACTTACTTTATCGCCTTTCAAAAGAAAAAATACTCATCATTTTTGCCACAGCCTATATGGACGAAGCTGAACGCTGTGATCGCGTCCATGTTTTATCGTCGGGTTCTCTCATCGCGGAAGGAACTCCACGCGGTATTCTAGAGCAAGAAAATGTTAAAAACTACGACGCCCTTTTTTTAAAAAAGACCGCTGAAGGCCTATTGTGAAAAACCTGAGTACGGTTTCGGTCGATGTATCAGAACTCACTGTAAAATTTGGCGACTTTATTGCTGTTAACAACATTTCTTTTTCTGTGGGCACGGGAGAAATCTTTGGGTTTTTAGGGGCTAATGGCGCCGGAAAGACAACAACTATTCGCGTTTTATGTGGCCTCTTGGTCCCAACCTCCGGCCGGGTTCAAATCTCCGATGTCAGTTCTAATGAAGGCAGTGAGGCGATGAAATCCAAAGTCGGCTATATGTCGCAAAAATTTACGCTCTACAATGATTTAACTGTCGACGAAAATTTCGCATTTACAGCGAGCCTCAGAAAGCTAACCAGTTTAACCCTAAAGAAACGTAAAGACGAACTCCTTGAATTTATCAATTTTTCTAAGCCCACAAACACATTAGTTCGAGATCTTCCAGGTGGAATCAAACAACAGGTCTCACTGGCAGCTTCCATTTTGCATGATCCTGAAATTATATTTCTCGACGAGCCTACAGCCGGCGTAACACCAGCTGCAAGAGCACGGTTCTGGGCGCTTATTCGAAAGCTCTCTGGTAACGGAAAAACCGTTTTTGTAACGACTCACTATATGGATGAGGCTGAGCAATGCGGACGGATCGCTCTTATGCGAGCTGGTGAAATCATCGCTCTTGATAGTCCAGAGAATCTTAAGAAGAATACCTTTCCTGATTCACTCTTCGAACTCGATCCCAAAGGCGATCTTCCTGAGGACATTTTGAAGCTCATTCAGACCCATGAGGCCATTGGTTCTATTGATAGCTATGGGATGCGGTATCACTTAACAATCCGTGACCCTTTAAAATGGGAAAGCCTTCGTGGGGACCTTTCGACCTCATTCGCAATTCGGGAAATTCAACCATCACTCGAAGATGTTTTCATTCGCTTGGTTGAAGGAGCTGCGAGATGATTTTTGAGTTCAGCTTAAGAAGAGCCCTTTCAATAGCGAAAAAAGAGAAATTTCACATACTGAGAGACCCATTTACACTCACGATGGCAACAATCCTTCCTGTTCTTTTAGTCCTTATTTTTGGATTGGCTATTGAGTTTAATGTTAAAGATATCGGACTGACTGTTCATGATTCAGACCGCACATTTTCATCCCGAAAGCTCGTCGAGGTTTTCTCAAGCTCGCAATATTTTAAAATAAATCAAAATCAAAGTTCTACAGAGAATGCCATAAAGAATCTTGATTCTGATCGTTCAAAAGCTATTTTAATCATTGAACCCCAATTCGAACACAGCCTTCTTTCTGACGGAACTGCAAAAGTACAATTTTTTTTGGACGGCGCTGACAATTCGACTGCTGGGGTTATTCTTGGGTATCTCGGAGGGATTCAACAAGCAGCAACCCTAAAGCTTACGGGTCAGGAAGGCCAACCATTCTTACAATTAAAAACTCGGTATCTTTTTAATCCTGAGCTCAGCAGTCCGTGGTTTGTCGTTCCAGGCCTAGCTGTCGTTGTTATAGCTATTCTTTCAATTCTATTAACCGCTCTAACTGTTGCCAGAGAGTGGGAAAATGGATCAATGGAACTTTTACTTTCAACTCCCGTTCAACCACTTGAGATAATCATAGGCAAACTTATACCATACACAATCATAGGTTTGGCTGCTGTATTACTTGTCGTGATTGTCGCAATCTTTGGATTTGGCATTCCTTTCGCTGGGAATTTTTTTCTATTTGGACTTGGAAGTTTTATTTTTCTTATCGCCTGTTTAGCCCAAGGTATGTTGATTTCAGTTTTAATCCGCACACAACAGCTTTCAATGCAGGTTGCAATGATTACGGGTCTACTTCCATCGCTCCTACTTTCCGGATTTATTTTTCCATTAGAAAGCATGCCCACAGTATTTCAGAACTTTACATCAATTTTGCCATCAAAATGGTTTATGATAATTAGTCGGGGAATATTTTTGAAAGGCGCTGACCTGATCGATCTTAAAATTCCATTTGTTGGTTTATTTGTTTTGAGTTCGATTCTCATTGTCACGGCCACTAAAAAATTCAAAAAGGATCTGGAACCATGAACCGTTCAACCTTTGCAACTGTAATTGGTTTTTTAAAAAAAGAATTTTCTCAAGTGTTACGTGACTCGCGGATGCGCATAATTCTTCTTGTTCTTCCCGTATTGCAAATGGCGGTATTTGGCCTTGCAATTTCTACGGAAGTTAAAAATATAAAACTCGGCACCATTTATAACCCAAATGATACTATTCTGAGGCGCATTGAAGAAAGAAGTTTTTCTTCAAAATGGTTTATACCAGCAATTGGCAGGGGGACTTCCAATGACGCGAATGCCGACCCCCTTGAACAAATTCGCTCTGGTCGGGCTGACGTTGTTTTAATATCTCCTCCAGGTGGTCTTACAAAAGACATCGAACGCGGCGAGCGTAACGTTCAACTTTTAATAGATGCATCAAATGTTATTCGTGCACAAAGTATCGAGCGTTACATGCAATCAATCATCAATGAAGTTCTTCGTGATGAATTTCAATTGACGGTAACGTCACCCGTTATCTTCGATGTGCGAATTCTTTATAATCCTTCACTTGAAAGTGCAATTTTCATGGTACCCGGGACCCTAGCGATGATTTTATGTATTGTAACGATTCTTCTGACAAGCATGTCCATCGCCAGAGAAAAAGAAATGGGAACATTTGAAATGATTATTTCAGCTCCGGTCAAAACCTGGGAAGTCCTTCTCGGAAAAACGATACCATTTATTATCATTGGGATGATTAATGCGGCCTCGATTTTCATGTTTGCTATTTTGGTATTTAAAGTCCCGATGAAGGGATTTTATTGGCACCTTGCCATCGCAACATTTTCATTTATTGTGACCACAGTTAGTATTGGGACACTCATTTCAACGTTCGCCAAAAACCAACAGCAGGCAATGATGGGTGGCTTTATCTTTTTGCTGCTTTCAAATCTTTTGGCTGGAATTATGTTTCCTATTGATAATATGCCCGTATTTATGAAAGTTGCGGCGTATATGAATCCGATGACTTATTTCGTTAGGCTTGTTCGAAACATTATGCTTAAAGGCGGATCGCCAGAGCTGATCTGGAGCTACATTGGAATTTTGGTATTAATGGCAGTCTTAACCGCGATAGTGAGCTACAAGCGATTTCATCATACATTGGATTAAAACTATGTCAGTACATCTAAAAGAATTTAAACTCATGAGTCTTCTGCTTGCAGTTTTTTTTTCAACCAACGCCTTTGCTAGTGATTCTGAAGAATTCAAATTCCCAAATGAAACTGTGGTTGAAAGTGAAAAACTAATTCTCAATGGCCAAGCGATTCGGAAAGTGACAATTTTTAACATTAAGGTGATGATGGTCGGTCTTTATTTAAAAACAAAATCTGATAATTCGGAGCAGATTCTTTTAAGTAAAACTTTAAAGCAAATTCAGATACGATTTCTAAGAAATATTGCATCTGAAAAAATATCAGGAATGTTGCGAGAGCAGTTGGTAAAAAAGTGTCTGAGTGAATGCATTGCCTTAAAATCTAAAGCTGATCATCTTGGTCAAATGATGATTGATTTTAAGGCTGGAGACTCACTCACTTTTATTTTCTCAAACGAAGAAGTTAAGCTCCTAACAAACAATAACGCTTCTGGGACGATTCAGGGTAAACATTTTTCCAATGCGCTGCTCTCTCTTTGGATCGGTGACAATCCAATTGATGATAGCCTCAGAAGAGGACTACTTGGTGCATTTTAAATGCTGCTGGTTTTGATCTTGATTGAGCGTAATTGCAGGTAAGAATTAGCATTCAGATACAAAATCTTGGTCACCAGTGGTGAGAAGCGAAACGAAGGATAAGGCTCGCAAGTCGCGAGACCTAGAAAATGCGGGCTCTCTTTTGTTGAAATAGCAAAGTCGCTCAAACTCAGTAAATCTCGAATATACGAGTTGCTTCGAAACAAATAGACGAAGCGTCTGGAAGGACGCTTACGGGTTTTGCTTTGATGCAGTTTGGGCAACCGAGCTGCTTGGCTTTTCTTTGAAGAATCTAGGCGATCCCCATGTTGCGGCGCGTGATTCATACACGACTTTAGCTTGAGCCCTCCAGATCCAATTCTGTAAAATTTCAAGTCGCCCACTGGCCGCGAACACAAGGACTACGCCAACAACCCACGCAAAAAGTTTATCTAAGTTCATACTGACCT
Protein-coding regions in this window:
- a CDS encoding ABC transporter ATP-binding protein, with translation MQQNSIGIKVLNIKKKLGINQALNGISTNFEEGLLHGVIGPEGAGKTTLLRTLLGLLKPDQGEIQFTNRGDLIQYKDIRSSVAYMPQQQSLYADLSISEHLDFFCDLYQIPSAIYQKRREDLLHITRLDKFIDRPAGKLSGGMYKKLGLMCALLQSPSAILLDEPTNGVDPISRREFWDLLYRLSKEKILIIFATAYMDEAERCDRVHVLSSGSLIAEGTPRGILEQENVKNYDALFLKKTAEGLL
- a CDS encoding ABC transporter ATP-binding protein, which codes for MSTVSVDVSELTVKFGDFIAVNNISFSVGTGEIFGFLGANGAGKTTTIRVLCGLLVPTSGRVQISDVSSNEGSEAMKSKVGYMSQKFTLYNDLTVDENFAFTASLRKLTSLTLKKRKDELLEFINFSKPTNTLVRDLPGGIKQQVSLAASILHDPEIIFLDEPTAGVTPAARARFWALIRKLSGNGKTVFVTTHYMDEAEQCGRIALMRAGEIIALDSPENLKKNTFPDSLFELDPKGDLPEDILKLIQTHEAIGSIDSYGMRYHLTIRDPLKWESLRGDLSTSFAIREIQPSLEDVFIRLVEGAAR
- a CDS encoding ABC transporter permease is translated as MIFEFSLRRALSIAKKEKFHILRDPFTLTMATILPVLLVLIFGLAIEFNVKDIGLTVHDSDRTFSSRKLVEVFSSSQYFKINQNQSSTENAIKNLDSDRSKAILIIEPQFEHSLLSDGTAKVQFFLDGADNSTAGVILGYLGGIQQAATLKLTGQEGQPFLQLKTRYLFNPELSSPWFVVPGLAVVVIAILSILLTALTVAREWENGSMELLLSTPVQPLEIIIGKLIPYTIIGLAAVLLVVIVAIFGFGIPFAGNFFLFGLGSFIFLIACLAQGMLISVLIRTQQLSMQVAMITGLLPSLLLSGFIFPLESMPTVFQNFTSILPSKWFMIISRGIFLKGADLIDLKIPFVGLFVLSSILIVTATKKFKKDLEP
- a CDS encoding ABC transporter permease is translated as MNRSTFATVIGFLKKEFSQVLRDSRMRIILLVLPVLQMAVFGLAISTEVKNIKLGTIYNPNDTILRRIEERSFSSKWFIPAIGRGTSNDANADPLEQIRSGRADVVLISPPGGLTKDIERGERNVQLLIDASNVIRAQSIERYMQSIINEVLRDEFQLTVTSPVIFDVRILYNPSLESAIFMVPGTLAMILCIVTILLTSMSIAREKEMGTFEMIISAPVKTWEVLLGKTIPFIIIGMINAASIFMFAILVFKVPMKGFYWHLAIATFSFIVTTVSIGTLISTFAKNQQQAMMGGFIFLLLSNLLAGIMFPIDNMPVFMKVAAYMNPMTYFVRLVRNIMLKGGSPELIWSYIGILVLMAVLTAIVSYKRFHHTLD
- a CDS encoding chalcone isomerase family protein, whose translation is MSVHLKEFKLMSLLLAVFFSTNAFASDSEEFKFPNETVVESEKLILNGQAIRKVTIFNIKVMMVGLYLKTKSDNSEQILLSKTLKQIQIRFLRNIASEKISGMLREQLVKKCLSECIALKSKADHLGQMMIDFKAGDSLTFIFSNEEVKLLTNNNASGTIQGKHFSNALLSLWIGDNPIDDSLRRGLLGAF